One part of the Phacochoerus africanus isolate WHEZ1 chromosome 7, ROS_Pafr_v1, whole genome shotgun sequence genome encodes these proteins:
- the MCHR1 gene encoding melanin-concentrating hormone receptor 1 gives MDLEASLLPTGPNASNTSDGPDNLTSAGPPPRTGSISYVNIIMPSVFGTICLLGIIGNSMVIFAVVKKSKLHWFSNVPDIFIINLSVVDLLFLLGMPFMIHQLMGNGVWHFGETMCTLITAMDANSQFTSTYILTAMAIDRYLATVHPISSTRFRKPSVATLVICLLWALSIISITPVWLYARLIPFPGGTVGCGIRLPNPDTDLYWFTLYQFFLAFALPFVVITAAYVRILQRMTSSVAPASQRSIRLRTKRVTRTAIAICLVFFVCWAPYYVLQLTQLSISRPTLTFVYLYNAAISLGYANSCLNPFVYIVLCETFRKRLVLSVKPAAQGQLRVVSNAQTADEERTESKGT, from the coding sequence GGCCGCCTCCTCGCACAGGGAGCATCTCCTATGTCAATATCATCATGCCTTCGGTGTTTGGTACCATCTGCCTCCTGGGCATCATCGGGAACTCCATGGTCATCTTCGCGGTGGTGAAGAAATCCAAGCTGCACTGGTTCAGCAACGTCCCCGACATCTTCATCATCAACCTCTCCGTGGTGGACCTCCTCTTTCTCCTGGGCATGCCCTTCATGATCCACCAGCTCATGGGCAATGGTGTCTGGCACTTTGGAGAGACCATGTGCACCCTCATTACGGCCATGGATGCCAACAGTCAGTTCACCAGCACCTACATCCTGACCGCCATGGCCATTGACCGGTACCTGGCCACCGTCCACCCCATCTCCTCCACCAGGTTCCGGAAGCCCTCAGTGGCCACCCTGGTGATCTGCCTCCTGTGGGCCCTCTCTATCATCAGCATCACCCCTGTGTGGCTCTATGCCAGGCTTATCCCCTTCCCAGGGGGCACAGTGGGCTGTGGCATCCGCCTGCCCAACCCAGACACTGACCTCTACTGGTTCACCCTATACCAGTTCTTCCTGGCCTTTGCCCTGCCCTTCGTGGTCATCACAGCTGCCTACGTGAGGATCCTGCAGCGGATGACATCCTCGGTGGCCCCCGCCTCTCAGCGCAGCATCCGCCTGCGGACAAAGAGGGTGACCCGCACAGCCATCGCCATCTGCCTGGTCTTCTTTGTGTGTTGGGCTCCCTACTATGTGCTCCAGCTGACCCAGCTATCCATCAGCCGCCCCACGCTCACCTTTGTCTACCTGTACAACGCGGCCATCAGCTTGGGCTATGCCAACAGCTGCCTCAACCCCTTTGTGTACATCGTGCTCTGTGAGACGTTCCGCAAACGCTTGGTCCTGTCGGTGAAGCCTGCGGCCCAGGGGCAGCTTCGCGTGGTCAGCAACGCCCAGACGGCTGATGAGGAGAGGACAGAAAGCAAGGGCACCTGA